A DNA window from Phragmites australis chromosome 11, lpPhrAust1.1, whole genome shotgun sequence contains the following coding sequences:
- the LOC133884121 gene encoding uncharacterized protein LOC133884121, which produces MHGPARISSVPNIPLQSPAIQPAPAARWEIRTGGIARGGADGTFIPVELLRRDGRVSPSAPRGVTCVLWRYVSHLRWRKNKFIQRVLAFLCKISLYPNWQNKIGQYSLLEDFQGNICMRRLNNFIRWSNIVYPRDQEKMGINMGDMVNDRKAGIPTSVHTEVKKSIVQSLKGTLQRNVFAPVLGATTTV; this is translated from the exons ATGCACGGCCCAGCACGTATCTCGTCGGTCCCAAATATCCCTCTCCAGTCGCCAGCGATCCAGCCAGCGCCGGCGGCGCGGTGGGAAATCAGAACTGGAGGCATTGCGCGCGGCGGAGCTGATGGCACATTTATCCCCGTCGAGCTTCTCCGCCGTGACGGCCGAGTCTCGCCAAGCGCGCCGCGCGGAGTAACGTGTGTGCTGTGGAG GTATGTCAGTCACCTCCGGTGGAGAAAAAACAAATTCATTCAGAGGGTACTTGCTTTTCTCTGCAAGATTAGCTTGTATCCAAATTGGCAGAATAAGATTGGTCAGTATTCTTTACTTGAGGATTTTCAAGGAAATATTTGTATGAGAAGGTTAAACAATTTCATTAGATGGAGTAATATCGTGTATCCTAGAGATCAAGAGAAGATGGGCATCAACATGGGTGACATGGTAAATGATCGCAAAGCAGGAATTCCTACCAGCGTGCACACTGAAGTCAAGAAATCAATTGTGCAGTCTCTGAAAG GTACTCTACAGAGGAACGTATTTGCTCCGGTTCTGGGTGCAACTACAACAGTGTGA
- the LOC133884516 gene encoding V-type proton ATPase subunit E-like → MNDADVGKQVQQMVRFILQEADEKASEITVAAEEEFNIEKLQLVESEKRRVRQDYERKEKQVDVRRKIEYSTELNAARIEVLQAQDNVVAGMKESAGEALLRVTKDANAYKKVLKGLIVQSLLRLREPSLVLRCREADRSLVEAVLEAAKKEYAEKAKVNLPKVIIDGKVYLPPQRTSRDAHGPFCSGGVVLASQDGKIVCDNTLDARLDVSFRQKLPEIRKKLFGQQMS, encoded by the exons ATGAACGACGCCGACGTCGGGAAGCAGGTCCAGCAGATGGTCCGGTTCATCCTGCAGGAGGCAGATGAGAAAGCCAGCGAGATCACGGTTGCCGCAGAGGAG GAGTTCAACATAGAGAAGCTGCAGCTCGTGGAGTCCGAGAAGAGGAGGGTCAGACAGGACTACGAGCGCAAGGAGAAGCAGGTCGACGTCCGCAGGAAGAT CGAGTACTCGACGGAGCTGAACGCGGCGCGCATCGAGGTGCTTCAGGCGCAGGACAACGTCGTCGCGGGGATGAAGGAGagcgccggcgaggcgctgcTCCGCGTCACCAAGGACGCCAACGCCTACAAGAAGGTCCTCAAAGGCCTCATCGTGCAG AGCTTGCTTCGCCTGAGGGAGCCGTCGCTGGTGCTGCGGTGCCGTGAGGCAGACCGGAGCCTGGTGGAGGCCGTGCTGGAGGCGGCCAAGAAGGAGTACGCCGAGAAGGCCAAAGTTAACCTGCCCAAGGTCATCATCGACGGCAAGGTGTACCTGCCGCCGCAGAGGACCAGCCGCGATGCGCACGGACCGTTTTG CTCCGGAGGCGTCGTGCTCGCGTCGCAGGACGGCAAGATCGTCTGCGACAACACGCTGGACGCGAGGCTGGACGTCTCCTTCAGGCAAAAGCTCCCTGAG ATCAGGAAGAAGCTCTTCGGTCAGCAAATGTCGTAA
- the LOC133884517 gene encoding serotonin N-acetyltransferase 1, chloroplastic, translating into MSPTFAAAPSSSICGVCIPKACRLEARSTVPASRFLRNRMQEKRRAAAAWSLKAGLWDSLKSGFLKNNNSTQTIEPPSKPLEEEEPVPEELILLERTLPDGSTEQIIFSSAGDVDVYDLQALCDKVGWPRRPLSKIAASLRNSYLVATLHSIIRSSETEGEDRKQLIGMARATSDHAFNATIWDVLVDPSYQGQGLGKALMEKVIRTLLQRDISNITLFADNKVVDFYKNMGFEADPQGIKGMFWYPRF; encoded by the exons ATGTCTCCCACCTTCGCCGCTgccccttcctcctccat aTGCGGTGTTTGCATCCCCAAGGCTTGCCGTCTCGAAGCGCGGAGTACGGTTCCCGCGTCCAGATTTCTCCGTAATCGGATGCAAG AAAAAAGACGGGCTGCTGCAGCTTGGTCCTTGAAGGCTGGTTTGTGGGACTCCCTCAAATCTGG ctttttgaaaaataataacaGTACACAGACAATAGAGccaccatcaaaaccacttgaAGAGGAAGAACCTGTGCCCGAGGAACTAATTCTCCTTGAAAGGACACTACCTGATGGTAGCACAGAACAGATTATATTTTCTTCGGCTGGAGATGTTGATGTATATGATCTCCAAGCCTTATGTGATAAG GTAGGATGGCCACGCAGACCTCTATCGAAGATAGCAGCATCCTTAAGAAACAGCTACTTGGTTGCTACACTACATTCGATAATTAGGTCTTCAGAAACAG AGGGAGAAGACAGGAAACAACTGATTGGTATGGCGCGCGCAACTTCAGACCATGCCTTCAATGCTACAATTTGGGATGTTCTTGTTGATCCTTCATATCAG GGTCAAGGTCTTGGTAAAGCACTTATGGAGAAAGTAATTCGTACTTTGCTCCAGAGAGACATCAGCAACATTACATTGTTTGCAGACAATAAAG TTGTAGATTTCTACAAGAACATGGGATTCGAGGCTGATCCCCAAGGCATCAAGGGCATGTTCTGGTACCCCAGATTTTAG